The following coding sequences lie in one Halomonas sp. 'Soap Lake #6' genomic window:
- a CDS encoding sugar-binding transcriptional regulator — MDKFEVKLDQAARAAWMSYVGGMTQDEIASQLGVSRPGVQRLLALARQEGLVKVHIDHPISTCMALGSALRDYFGLAYCDVVPADGQATESAAYYLAVAGAERMARLVERSDPLTLSLGTGRSVRAAVEALSRIERPQHRFVSLVGNVARDGSANRYDAVMLLADKTGGERFLLPAPVVAESLAEKEAMLKQRLFKAIADVARESEAAFIGVGRIDRQATLFQDHFISENELDELLSLEAVGELLGWPLNSRGEVIDCSITRRVTSLPLERFGKHLMVAIAGGRDKAPAILAALRGGWLKGLVTDEIAARHIVEAISK, encoded by the coding sequence ATGGATAAGTTCGAGGTGAAGCTTGATCAGGCGGCCAGAGCCGCCTGGATGTCGTATGTTGGCGGCATGACTCAGGATGAAATTGCCAGCCAACTAGGGGTTTCTCGGCCTGGTGTGCAGCGCCTTTTAGCGCTTGCAAGGCAAGAAGGTCTGGTAAAGGTCCATATCGACCACCCTATCTCTACCTGTATGGCATTAGGCAGCGCACTTCGCGACTATTTTGGGTTGGCGTATTGTGATGTTGTACCCGCCGATGGCCAAGCAACTGAAAGTGCAGCGTATTACCTAGCTGTTGCAGGGGCCGAGCGGATGGCTCGGTTAGTGGAACGTAGCGACCCATTGACCCTTTCACTAGGTACTGGTCGCTCGGTACGGGCCGCGGTAGAAGCACTTAGCCGTATCGAGCGGCCTCAGCATCGCTTTGTGTCGCTGGTGGGGAATGTGGCAAGGGATGGCTCTGCTAATCGCTATGACGCAGTCATGCTGTTGGCAGACAAAACGGGTGGCGAACGCTTTTTACTTCCCGCACCTGTGGTAGCGGAGTCATTGGCCGAGAAAGAGGCCATGCTGAAACAGCGTCTATTCAAAGCCATTGCAGATGTAGCGCGAGAGTCTGAAGCGGCTTTTATTGGTGTAGGGCGCATAGACCGCCAAGCCACACTCTTCCAAGACCACTTCATTAGCGAAAACGAGCTGGATGAACTACTCAGCCTTGAAGCCGTTGGTGAGCTGCTGGGTTGGCCGCTGAATAGCCGTGGCGAGGTGATCGATTGCTCTATTACGCGGCGAGTGACTAGCCTTCCCCTGGAGCGGTTTGGAAAGCATCTTATGGTGGCAATAGCGGGGGGGCGCGATAAAGCGCCAGCGATTTTAGCTGCATTACGGGGTGGCTGGTTAAAGGGGTTGGTCACCGATGAAATTGCAGCAAGACATATTGTTGAGGCTATCTCTAAATAG
- a CDS encoding ABC transporter substrate-binding protein: MRLARHFPVTTLAVAIAVAGNAHAQTEITVATVNNNDMVIMQSLTSVFEAAHPDITLNWVVLEENVLRQRMTTDIATSGGQFDVMTIGTYEVPIWAERGWLEPLDGLPDDYVVDDLLASVRDGLSLDGTLHALPFYAESSMMYYRRDLFEQAGIDMPEQPTWDQVRDWAEQLHGSEEGVAGICLRGKPGWGENMAFVSTLVNTFGGRWFDEQWKPELNSDAWVSAVQFYVDLLGNYGPPGASSNGFNENLALFSRGNCAMWVDATSAAGKLYDESESDVATNLGFAPAPVAETPKGSHWLWSWALAIPESSEHKEAAREFITWATSQEYIELVGETNGWTNVPPGTRESTYANEQYVDAAPFADFVLDAIQKADPTDSTLEPNPYIGVQFVGIPEFQSIGTQVGQSIAAALTGSSTVTQALEGAQRATERTMQRAGYIER, translated from the coding sequence ATGCGTCTCGCCCGCCATTTTCCTGTTACTACGCTAGCTGTTGCTATTGCTGTGGCCGGAAACGCACACGCCCAAACTGAAATCACCGTTGCAACGGTCAATAACAACGACATGGTGATCATGCAGAGTCTGACCAGCGTGTTTGAAGCAGCACATCCTGATATCACTCTCAACTGGGTGGTATTGGAAGAAAACGTGCTTCGTCAGCGTATGACCACCGATATTGCCACGAGCGGTGGTCAGTTTGATGTGATGACCATTGGCACGTACGAAGTGCCGATTTGGGCAGAACGCGGTTGGCTTGAACCGCTGGATGGCTTGCCGGATGACTACGTGGTAGACGATTTGCTGGCCTCCGTACGAGATGGCCTTAGCTTAGATGGCACGCTTCACGCACTGCCGTTCTACGCCGAAAGCTCAATGATGTATTACCGCAGAGATCTGTTTGAGCAAGCGGGTATTGATATGCCAGAGCAGCCAACCTGGGACCAGGTACGCGACTGGGCCGAGCAGCTGCATGGCTCAGAAGAGGGAGTGGCGGGCATTTGCTTGCGGGGTAAGCCAGGCTGGGGTGAAAACATGGCGTTCGTCTCTACGCTAGTTAATACCTTTGGTGGCCGCTGGTTTGATGAGCAGTGGAAACCGGAGCTCAATTCCGATGCCTGGGTAAGTGCCGTTCAGTTCTACGTCGATTTGCTGGGTAACTATGGGCCGCCGGGGGCAAGTTCCAACGGTTTCAATGAAAACCTCGCACTGTTCTCACGTGGTAACTGCGCGATGTGGGTAGACGCCACGTCAGCGGCCGGCAAGCTTTATGATGAGAGTGAGTCCGATGTAGCAACCAATCTGGGTTTTGCGCCAGCACCTGTTGCGGAAACTCCTAAAGGTTCGCACTGGCTATGGTCCTGGGCGCTAGCGATTCCGGAGTCTTCCGAGCACAAAGAAGCGGCCCGTGAGTTCATTACTTGGGCAACGTCACAGGAGTATATAGAGCTTGTCGGTGAAACCAATGGCTGGACGAATGTACCGCCGGGCACCCGCGAATCTACTTATGCCAATGAACAGTATGTGGACGCAGCGCCTTTTGCAGACTTCGTACTCGATGCTATTCAGAAAGCAGACCCGACTGACTCGACGCTAGAACCAAACCCTTACATTGGTGTGCAGTTTGTCGGTATTCCTGAGTTCCAATCGATTGGTACGCAAGTGGGGCAGTCGATTGCTGCTGCGTTAACCGGCAGCAGTACAGTAACGCAGGCGCTAGAAGGTGCTCAACGTGCTACCGAGCGTACCATGCAGCGGGCTGGCTATATCGAACGATAA
- a CDS encoding carbohydrate ABC transporter permease encodes MNKTRASGRTVGGLRTLTLQAPAVTLLLLWMIVPLGMTIWFSFQRYNLLMPDMTGFAGLENYEYLLTDPALWSAMGTTLLLVGWVLAITVVGGTLLAVLFQQEFAGRGIARVLAISPFFVMPTVSALVWKNMMMHPSNGVLAWLAESLGLPALDWFSSLPLTSIIIIVSWQWLPFALLILLTAMQSLDEDQVEAARMDGAGPIAIFFFITLPHLKRAISVVIMIEMIFLLTIFAEIFVTTSGGPGLATTNLAYLIYIRALLDFDVGIASAGGVIAIILANVVAIFLVRMVAKNLED; translated from the coding sequence ATGAATAAAACACGTGCTTCTGGCCGCACAGTTGGTGGGCTACGAACGCTCACGCTTCAAGCGCCCGCGGTAACGCTGCTGTTGCTCTGGATGATTGTGCCGCTGGGCATGACCATCTGGTTCTCTTTTCAGCGCTATAACCTACTAATGCCTGATATGACCGGTTTTGCCGGATTAGAAAACTACGAATATTTGTTAACTGATCCAGCCCTTTGGTCTGCTATGGGGACAACACTACTACTGGTTGGCTGGGTGTTAGCAATTACCGTAGTGGGCGGCACGCTATTGGCGGTGTTGTTTCAGCAAGAGTTTGCAGGGCGCGGCATTGCCCGTGTATTAGCGATTTCGCCTTTTTTCGTCATGCCAACCGTCAGTGCCTTGGTATGGAAAAACATGATGATGCACCCTTCCAACGGGGTGTTGGCGTGGTTGGCGGAGTCGTTAGGCCTACCTGCCCTGGACTGGTTCTCTTCGTTGCCGCTGACCTCAATCATCATCATCGTGTCATGGCAGTGGCTGCCATTTGCACTGCTTATTCTACTGACTGCCATGCAGTCATTAGATGAAGACCAAGTCGAAGCAGCGCGGATGGATGGCGCTGGGCCTATCGCTATCTTCTTTTTTATCACGCTTCCGCATCTGAAACGGGCGATTAGTGTGGTGATCATGATTGAGATGATCTTCTTACTGACCATTTTTGCTGAGATTTTTGTCACCACATCCGGTGGGCCTGGCCTTGCTACAACCAACTTGGCCTACCTCATTTATATCCGCGCATTGCTTGATTTTGATGTGGGAATTGCCTCAGCGGGTGGCGTGATTGCGATTATTCTCGCCAATGTCGTTGCCATTTTCCTTGTCCGCATGGTCGCTAAGAACTTAGAAGACTAA
- a CDS encoding carbohydrate ABC transporter permease yields MTTQRTSSAPPAVRSLPVKQLLLTLVGWSIALIIFFPILWMVLTGFKTEAAAIADPSFIFSPTLESYQAVQARSGYARFAMNSVVVAFGSTFLALLIAIPSAYAMAFLPTKRTKGTLLWMLSTKMLPPVGVLVPIYLIFRDVGLLDTRTGLIIIYTLMNLPIVVWMLYTFFKDMPKDILEAGRMDGASTFQEVFFLLLPLTLPGIASTGLLSVILSWNEAFWSLNLTSSKAAPLTAYIASFSSPEGLFWAKLSAASTMAIAPILILGWMTQKQMVRGLTFGAVK; encoded by the coding sequence ATGACAACTCAACGTACTAGCAGTGCGCCACCGGCAGTACGCTCTTTACCCGTTAAGCAGTTGCTGCTGACATTGGTGGGGTGGTCGATAGCGCTAATTATCTTTTTTCCCATTCTATGGATGGTGCTGACAGGTTTTAAAACAGAAGCAGCGGCGATTGCTGACCCCAGTTTTATTTTCTCGCCCACGCTTGAGAGCTATCAAGCGGTGCAAGCCCGCTCTGGCTATGCCCGGTTTGCGATGAACAGTGTAGTGGTTGCGTTTGGCTCGACTTTCCTAGCGCTACTGATAGCAATTCCTTCTGCCTATGCCATGGCATTTTTACCCACTAAGCGTACCAAGGGCACGCTGTTGTGGATGCTGTCGACCAAAATGCTACCGCCAGTTGGGGTGTTGGTGCCGATTTACCTGATTTTTCGTGATGTGGGGCTGTTGGATACCCGTACCGGACTGATCATTATTTACACCCTGATGAATCTGCCCATCGTGGTATGGATGCTCTACACCTTCTTTAAAGATATGCCTAAAGACATTCTGGAAGCCGGGCGAATGGATGGTGCATCAACATTTCAGGAGGTGTTCTTCCTGTTGCTGCCGCTAACCTTGCCAGGCATTGCCTCTACTGGGTTGCTGTCGGTGATCTTGAGCTGGAATGAAGCTTTCTGGAGCCTCAATCTCACGTCCTCCAAAGCGGCGCCGTTAACGGCCTATATTGCCTCCTTCTCAAGCCCCGAAGGGTTGTTCTGGGCCAAGCTATCGGCGGCCTCTACGATGGCAATTGCCCCTATTTTAATCCTCGGTTGGATGACCCAAAAGCAAATGGTGCGCGGCCTGACCTTTGGCGCTGTCAAGTAA
- a CDS encoding ABC transporter ATP-binding protein — MATLQLNNIIKRFGDTEVIKGIDLEVNDREFVVFVGPSGCGKSTLMRMIAGLESASEGDIVIDGQRMNDVGPADRGLAMVFQSYALYPHMTVEGNMGFSMRLAGVPKEERRAKVLEAAKILQLEPLLDRKPKALSGGQRQRVAIGRAIVRNPSIFLFDEPLSNLDAALRVQMRIELARLHEELDATMIYVTHDQIEAMTMADKIVVLHDGVVEQVGSPMALYHHPRNRFVAGFIGSPKMNFFAVEQPAVSSDGVVVRLPGGRSCTVPVDGQQLANAEELELGIRPEHLLLDENGPLSGQIKVLERLGGQTSLYVQMGELLITIMADGDVAYRVNDTVRFGFSPERAHLFDAQGIALDSLTQHPLAGLTRHDNRAPSQAATNGAASSGEQV; from the coding sequence ATGGCAACCTTACAACTGAATAATATTATCAAACGGTTTGGCGACACCGAGGTCATCAAAGGAATTGATCTAGAGGTCAATGATCGTGAGTTTGTTGTCTTTGTTGGCCCCTCGGGCTGTGGTAAGTCGACGTTAATGCGCATGATCGCCGGCTTAGAGAGCGCAAGCGAGGGCGATATTGTGATCGATGGTCAGCGTATGAACGATGTGGGCCCAGCTGACCGTGGTTTGGCAATGGTGTTTCAGAGCTATGCGCTTTACCCCCATATGACGGTGGAAGGCAACATGGGCTTCAGTATGCGCCTGGCGGGCGTGCCCAAAGAGGAGCGTCGTGCCAAGGTGCTGGAAGCCGCTAAAATTTTGCAGTTGGAGCCACTGCTGGACCGTAAGCCCAAAGCACTTTCGGGTGGGCAGCGTCAGCGGGTGGCGATTGGCCGTGCCATCGTTCGTAATCCAAGCATCTTTCTATTTGACGAGCCGCTTTCTAATCTGGATGCAGCACTGCGGGTGCAGATGCGTATTGAGCTGGCGCGGCTCCATGAAGAGCTGGATGCCACTATGATTTACGTTACCCACGATCAGATAGAAGCCATGACCATGGCGGATAAAATCGTGGTACTTCACGATGGCGTGGTTGAGCAGGTAGGCTCGCCCATGGCGCTCTATCATCATCCCCGTAACCGCTTTGTAGCGGGTTTTATCGGTTCACCAAAAATGAATTTCTTTGCGGTGGAGCAGCCTGCTGTTTCTTCAGACGGCGTTGTGGTTCGTCTCCCTGGTGGGCGATCTTGCACGGTGCCCGTAGATGGGCAGCAGCTGGCCAACGCCGAAGAACTCGAACTGGGCATCCGCCCTGAGCACCTGCTGCTGGATGAAAACGGCCCACTGAGCGGGCAAATCAAAGTGCTGGAACGCCTGGGTGGACAAACCTCGCTATATGTCCAAATGGGCGAATTGTTGATCACTATTATGGCGGATGGTGATGTGGCTTATCGGGTCAACGACACTGTGCGGTTTGGTTTTTCACCTGAACGTGCCCACTTATTTGATGCCCAGGGGATAGCGTTAGATAGCCTTACACAACATCCGCTTGCAGGACTCACCCGGCACGATAACCGTGCCCCTAGTCAGGCCGCTACAAATGGCGCTGCTTCCTCAGGTGAGCAAGTATGA
- a CDS encoding HAD family hydrolase, whose protein sequence is MKALIFDCDGVLVDSEALAEETLEVYLSQWLPDLDIPTLLGQALGMTTANILRYLAQRSAYQLQPDAAEQIDTAIEARLARELKAIDGVQAAISAINLPKAVVSNSRRSRVLASLAGTQLAETLSGAPIFTAEQVTNPKPDPAIYQLAATTLGCAPHRCLVVEDSVAGVTAAHAAGMCVIGFVGASHLDDQQASRLIEAGAWRVLPHMQGLNALVSEWQASLSAES, encoded by the coding sequence ATGAAGGCGCTTATTTTTGATTGTGACGGCGTGTTGGTGGATAGCGAAGCCCTGGCCGAAGAGACCTTGGAGGTGTACCTAAGCCAATGGCTGCCAGACCTGGATATTCCTACCTTACTGGGCCAAGCGCTAGGGATGACTACGGCCAATATATTGCGTTACCTAGCACAGCGCAGCGCTTACCAGTTGCAGCCTGATGCTGCCGAGCAAATAGATACGGCTATTGAAGCGCGCCTGGCGCGGGAACTGAAAGCAATTGACGGCGTGCAGGCAGCAATTAGTGCTATCAATCTGCCTAAAGCCGTTGTCTCCAATAGCCGCCGTAGCCGCGTACTGGCATCGCTAGCCGGTACCCAGTTAGCGGAGACGCTAAGCGGTGCGCCTATTTTCACCGCCGAGCAAGTGACCAATCCAAAACCAGACCCTGCCATCTATCAGCTAGCAGCTACCACGTTGGGGTGTGCGCCTCATCGCTGCTTGGTCGTGGAAGATAGTGTCGCGGGGGTTACCGCCGCTCACGCCGCAGGCATGTGTGTGATTGGCTTTGTCGGGGCGAGCCATCTTGATGACCAACAAGCTTCGCGACTAATAGAAGCAGGTGCCTGGCGAGTGCTGCCCCACATGCAGGGCCTCAATGCCCTGGTAAGTGAGTGGCAAGCCAGCCTATCTGCTGAGTCTTAA
- a CDS encoding L-iditol 2-dehydrogenase, with protein MKLFNKRAVITGGARGIGLAIAQRYLAEGACVAVADIDAAAIDEAVATLQQAAGAERVMGIVLNVCDHNSISAMVEQVTQRFGGIDILVNNAAVFDMAPVLDVNEESFDKQFAVNTKGLFFTLQAVARTMVNQGQGGKIINMSSQAGRRGEPLVSVYCATKAAVISLTQSCGLDLIKHGINVNGIAPGVVDTPMWAEVDALFARYENRPLGEKKRLVGEAVPFGRMGRPEDHTGAAVFLASQDSDYVVAQTLNVDGGNWMS; from the coding sequence ATGAAACTGTTCAATAAGCGTGCAGTGATCACCGGTGGCGCACGTGGTATAGGGCTAGCCATTGCCCAGCGCTACTTGGCAGAAGGTGCCTGTGTTGCTGTGGCTGATATAGATGCCGCTGCCATTGACGAGGCCGTTGCGACGCTGCAGCAGGCCGCAGGTGCCGAGCGGGTAATGGGTATTGTGCTCAATGTATGCGACCACAACTCTATTAGCGCCATGGTGGAGCAGGTGACTCAGCGATTTGGTGGTATCGATATTCTGGTCAATAACGCGGCAGTATTTGATATGGCACCGGTGCTAGACGTCAATGAGGAAAGTTTCGACAAACAATTTGCTGTGAATACCAAAGGCCTGTTTTTTACCTTGCAGGCGGTCGCCCGCACCATGGTCAACCAGGGGCAGGGAGGCAAAATAATCAATATGTCTTCTCAGGCCGGGCGGCGGGGGGAGCCATTGGTCAGTGTTTACTGTGCTACTAAAGCTGCTGTGATTAGCCTTACTCAGTCCTGCGGGTTGGACCTGATCAAGCACGGCATTAACGTCAATGGCATCGCACCTGGGGTGGTGGATACGCCCATGTGGGCTGAGGTCGACGCATTGTTTGCTCGCTATGAAAATCGCCCGTTGGGCGAGAAAAAGCGCTTGGTTGGCGAGGCCGTTCCGTTTGGCCGTATGGGGCGACCAGAAGACCATACCGGGGCGGCGGTATTTCTTGCTAGCCAGGACAGTGACTACGTGGTTGCCCAGACGCTGAACGTCGACGGCGGCAACTGGATGAGTTGA
- a CDS encoding nucleoside/nucleotide kinase family protein: MIPDFATLSCQLIQAADGKSRYLVALAGPPGAGKSYRSALLCDAINQRLPGQAVVVPMDGYHFDNAVLGRGQLPVKGAPHTFDVDGLRNDLLRIRDGEEAVAVPVFDRPLDLARAGGRLVTPAHRIVIVEGNYLLLDQAPWRALRPLFDWTLFIDVDDSVLIERLINRWLCMGKDHAGALERTHHKDMLNAQLVKTYSLPPDQRWL, from the coding sequence ATGATCCCTGATTTTGCGACATTAAGCTGTCAGCTAATCCAAGCAGCTGATGGTAAATCGCGTTACCTAGTGGCATTAGCAGGCCCTCCAGGAGCAGGTAAATCCTATCGTAGTGCATTGCTATGCGATGCCATAAACCAGCGCTTGCCTGGGCAAGCTGTCGTGGTGCCCATGGATGGCTATCACTTCGACAACGCCGTGCTGGGGAGAGGGCAATTACCGGTAAAAGGAGCACCGCATACCTTTGATGTCGACGGCTTACGCAATGATTTGCTGCGCATTCGTGACGGAGAGGAGGCTGTTGCAGTCCCCGTATTTGACCGACCACTTGATCTTGCCAGAGCGGGTGGGCGGTTGGTTACACCCGCTCATCGCATCGTGATTGTCGAAGGTAACTACTTGCTACTCGACCAAGCGCCTTGGCGTGCGCTTCGCCCCCTATTTGATTGGACGCTATTTATCGATGTTGACGATAGCGTGCTGATTGAGCGGTTAATCAATCGCTGGTTATGCATGGGGAAAGACCATGCCGGAGCGTTAGAGCGTACCCACCACAAAGACATGCTTAACGCACAGCTAGTGAAAACCTACAGCTTGCCACCCGACCAGCGTTGGCTTTAG